In a single window of the Streptomyces sp. HUAS ZL42 genome:
- a CDS encoding DNA-directed RNA polymerase subunit alpha, translating to MLIAQRPSLTEEVVDEFRSRFVIEPLEPGFGYTLGNSLRRTLLSSIPGAAVTSIRIDGVLHEFTTVPGVKEDVTDLILNIKQLVVSSEHDEPVVMYLRKQGPGLVTAADIAPPAGVEVHNPDLVLATLNGKGKLEMELTVERGRGYVSAVQNKQVGQEIGRIPVDSIYSPVLKVTYKVEATRVEQRTDFDKLIVDVETKQAMRPRDAMASAGKTLVELFGLARELNIDAEGIDMGPSPTDAALAADLALPIEELELTVRSYNCLKREGIHSVGELVARSEADLLDIRNFGAKSIDEVKAKLAGMGLALKDSPPGFDPTAAADAFGADDDADAGFVETEQY from the coding sequence ATGCTGATCGCTCAGCGTCCCTCGTTGACCGAAGAGGTCGTCGACGAGTTCCGCTCCCGGTTCGTGATCGAGCCGCTGGAGCCGGGCTTCGGCTACACCCTCGGCAACTCCCTGCGTCGTACGCTCCTCTCCTCGATCCCGGGTGCGGCGGTCACGTCCATCCGCATCGACGGCGTTCTGCACGAGTTCACCACCGTGCCGGGCGTCAAGGAGGACGTCACCGACCTGATCCTCAACATCAAGCAGCTGGTCGTCTCCTCGGAGCACGACGAGCCGGTCGTGATGTACCTGCGCAAGCAGGGCCCGGGTCTCGTCACCGCCGCCGACATCGCGCCCCCGGCCGGTGTCGAGGTGCACAACCCCGACCTCGTCCTCGCCACGCTCAACGGCAAGGGCAAGCTGGAGATGGAGCTGACCGTCGAGCGCGGTCGCGGTTACGTCTCCGCCGTGCAGAACAAGCAGGTGGGCCAGGAGATCGGCCGTATCCCGGTCGACTCCATCTACAGCCCCGTGCTGAAGGTCACGTACAAGGTCGAGGCGACCCGTGTCGAGCAGCGCACCGACTTCGACAAGCTGATCGTCGACGTCGAGACCAAGCAGGCCATGCGTCCGCGTGACGCCATGGCGTCGGCCGGTAAGACCCTGGTCGAGCTGTTCGGTCTGGCGCGTGAGCTCAACATCGACGCCGAGGGCATCGACATGGGTCCGTCCCCGACGGACGCCGCGCTCGCTGCCGATCTGGCGCTGCCGATCGAGGAGCTCGAGCTCACCGTTCGGTCGTACAACTGCCTCAAGCGTGAGGGCATCCACTCCGTGGGTGAGCTCGTTGCCCGCTCCGAGGCCGACCTCCTGGACATCCGTAACTTCGGTGCGAAGTCCATCGACGAGGTCAAGGCGAAGCTGGCCGGCATGGGCCTGGCCCTGAAGGACAGCCCGCCCGGATTCGACCCCACGGCCGCTGCCGACGCCTTCGGCGCCGACGACGACGCGGACGCGGGCTTTGTGGAGACCGAGCAGT
- the rpsK gene encoding 30S ribosomal protein S11: protein MPPKGRQGAAKKVRRKEKKNVAHGHAHIKSTFNNTIVSITDPSGNVISWASAGHVGFKGSRKSTPFAAQMAAESAARRAQEHGMRKVDVFVKGPGSGRETAIRSLQATGLEVGSIQDVTPTPHNGCRPPKRRRV, encoded by the coding sequence ATGCCCCCCAAGGGACGTCAGGGCGCTGCCAAGAAGGTGCGCCGCAAGGAAAAGAAGAACGTCGCTCACGGTCACGCGCACATCAAGAGCACGTTCAACAACACGATCGTCTCGATCACGGACCCGTCCGGCAACGTGATCTCCTGGGCCTCCGCCGGCCACGTCGGCTTCAAGGGCTCCCGGAAGTCCACGCCGTTCGCCGCGCAGATGGCCGCCGAGTCGGCTGCCCGCCGCGCCCAGGAGCACGGCATGCGCAAGGTCGACGTGTTCGTGAAGGGCCCGGGTTCCGGTCGTGAGACCGCGATCCGCTCCCTGCAGGCCACGGGCCTCGAGGTCGGCTCCATCCAGGACGTCACCCCGACCCCGCACAACGGCTGCCGTCCGCCGAAGCGTCGTCGCGTCTGA
- the rpsM gene encoding 30S ribosomal protein S13, with product MARVSGVDIPRDKRVEVALTYVFGIGRTLSQQTLAETGIDPNTRVRDLSEEQLVAIREYVDNNIKTEGDLRREIQADIRRKVEIGCYQGLRHRRGLPVRGQRTSTNARTRKGPRRAIAGKKKPGKK from the coding sequence ATGGCACGCGTTTCCGGTGTTGACATCCCGCGCGACAAGCGCGTGGAGGTCGCCCTCACCTACGTGTTCGGCATCGGCCGGACCCTCTCCCAGCAGACGCTGGCCGAGACCGGCATCGACCCGAACACTCGCGTTCGCGACCTCTCCGAGGAGCAGCTCGTCGCGATCCGCGAGTACGTCGACAACAACATCAAGACCGAGGGTGACCTCCGTCGCGAGATCCAGGCCGACATCCGCCGCAAGGTCGAGATCGGCTGCTACCAGGGTCTGCGTCACCGCCGCGGTCTGCCCGTCCGCGGTCAGCGCACCAGCACCAACGCCCGCACCCGCAAGGGCCCGCGTCGCGCCATCGCCGGCAAGAAGAAGCCGGGCAAGAAGTAG
- the rpmJ gene encoding 50S ribosomal protein L36 produces the protein MKVKPSVKKICDKCRVIRRHGRVMVICENPRHKQRQG, from the coding sequence ATGAAGGTCAAGCCGAGCGTCAAGAAGATCTGCGACAAGTGCAGGGTGATCCGCCGTCACGGCCGGGTCATGGTCATCTGCGAGAACCCGCGCCACAAGCAGCGCCAGGGCTGA
- the infA gene encoding translation initiation factor IF-1, which translates to MAKKQGAIEIEGTVVESLPNAMFKVELQNGHQVLAHISGKMRMHYIRILPDDRVVVELSPYDLTRGRIVYRYK; encoded by the coding sequence GTGGCCAAGAAGCAAGGTGCCATCGAGATCGAGGGCACTGTCGTCGAGTCTCTTCCGAACGCCATGTTCAAGGTCGAGCTCCAGAACGGCCACCAGGTCCTGGCACACATCAGCGGCAAGATGCGTATGCACTACATCCGCATCCTCCCTGACGACCGGGTCGTGGTGGAGCTGTCTCCGTACGACCTGACGCGTGGCCGGATCGTCTACCGGTACAAGTAG
- the map gene encoding type I methionyl aminopeptidase, with product MVQIKSPEQIAKMREAGLVVAAIHAATREAAVPGATTKDLDQVARKVLAEHNAKPNFLGYGGFPATICTSVNEVVVHGIPSDEVVLKDGDIISIDCGAIIDGWHGDAAYTAFVGSGHAPELIELSRVTEESMWAGIAAMKQGNRLVDVSKAIETYIRRQPKPGGGRYGIIEDYGGHGIGTEMHMDPHLLNYVDRRRGKGPKLVPGFCLAIEPMVSLGTPKTEVLSDDWTVITTDGTWSSHWEHSVALTEEGLLVLTAPDGGRAKLAELGIAAAPDPLA from the coding sequence ATGGTGCAGATCAAGAGCCCCGAGCAGATCGCCAAGATGCGTGAGGCGGGGCTGGTCGTTGCGGCCATTCACGCGGCCACCCGCGAGGCGGCCGTGCCCGGGGCCACCACCAAGGATCTGGACCAGGTCGCGCGCAAGGTGCTCGCGGAGCACAACGCCAAGCCGAACTTCCTCGGGTACGGCGGCTTTCCCGCGACCATCTGCACCTCGGTGAACGAGGTCGTCGTCCACGGCATCCCGTCCGACGAGGTCGTCCTCAAGGACGGGGACATCATCTCCATCGACTGCGGCGCGATCATCGACGGCTGGCACGGCGACGCCGCCTACACCGCGTTCGTGGGCTCGGGTCACGCCCCGGAACTCATCGAGCTCTCCCGGGTGACCGAGGAATCGATGTGGGCGGGCATCGCGGCGATGAAGCAGGGCAACCGGCTGGTGGACGTGTCGAAGGCCATCGAGACGTACATCCGCCGCCAGCCGAAGCCGGGCGGCGGCCGCTACGGCATCATCGAGGACTACGGCGGCCACGGCATCGGCACCGAGATGCACATGGACCCGCACCTGCTGAACTACGTCGACCGCCGCAGGGGCAAGGGGCCGAAGCTGGTCCCCGGCTTCTGCCTCGCCATCGAGCCGATGGTCTCCCTGGGCACCCCGAAGACGGAGGTCCTGTCGGACGACTGGACGGTCATCACGACGGACGGCACGTGGTCCTCGCACTGGGAGCACTCGGTTGCCCTGACAGAGGAAGGCCTGCTGGTGCTCACGGCTCCGGACGGGGGCAGGGCGAAACTGGCGGAGCTCGGGATCGCGGCGGCGCCGGATCCGCTGGCCTGA
- a CDS encoding adenylate kinase — translation MRIVLVGPPGAGKGTQATRLAEKLRVPHISTGDLFRANISRQTELGKLAKSYMDAGNLVPDEVTIAMAKDRMEQPDAENGFLLDGFPRNVSQAEALDELLKTEGIKLDAVLDLEAPEEEVVKRIAGRRICRNDSSHVFHVSYKAPAEEGVCDVCGGELYQRDDDSEETVRKRLEVYHTQTEPIIDYYKAQGLVVTIDSMGPVDEVTRRALAGLKREHEVK, via the coding sequence ATGCGAATCGTCCTCGTCGGGCCGCCGGGCGCCGGAAAGGGAACGCAGGCTACGCGCCTCGCAGAGAAGCTGCGCGTTCCCCACATCTCCACGGGCGACCTTTTCCGCGCCAACATCAGCCGCCAGACGGAGCTCGGGAAACTCGCGAAGTCCTACATGGACGCCGGCAATCTGGTTCCCGACGAGGTCACCATCGCGATGGCCAAGGACCGCATGGAGCAGCCCGACGCCGAGAACGGCTTCCTGCTCGACGGCTTCCCGCGCAACGTCTCGCAGGCCGAGGCACTGGACGAGCTGCTGAAGACCGAGGGCATCAAGCTGGACGCGGTGCTGGACCTGGAGGCACCGGAGGAAGAGGTCGTCAAGCGGATCGCCGGCCGGCGCATCTGCCGCAACGACTCGTCGCACGTCTTCCACGTGTCGTACAAGGCCCCGGCCGAGGAAGGCGTCTGCGACGTCTGCGGCGGGGAGCTGTACCAGCGGGACGACGACTCCGAGGAGACGGTGCGCAAGCGGCTGGAGGTCTACCACACGCAGACCGAGCCGATCATCGACTACTACAAGGCGCAGGGTCTGGTCGTGACGATCGACTCCATGGGGCCGGTGGACGAGGTCACCCGGCGTGCGCTGGCGGGGCTGAAGCGCGAGCACGAGGTCAAGTAG
- the secY gene encoding preprotein translocase subunit SecY, with amino-acid sequence MLTAFARAFRTPDLRKKLLFTLAIIVVYRVGTHIPIPGVDYTNVQKCVDEASGNQGLFGLVNMFSGGALLQITIFALGIMPYITASIILQLLTVVIPRLEALKKEGQAGTAKITQYTRYLTVALAILQGTGLVATARSGALFSGCTVASSIVPDRAIFTTITMVVCMTAGTAVVMWLGELITDRGIGNGMSILMFISIAATFPSALWAIKKQGDLAGGWIEFGTVIAVGLVMVGLVVFVEQAQRRIPVQYAKRMIGRRSYGGTSTYIPLKVNQAGVIPVIFASSLLYIPALIAQFSNSTSGWKTWIEANLVKGDHPIYITMYFLLIVFFAFFYVAISFNPEEVADNMKKYGGFIPGIRAGRPTAEYLSYVLNRITWPGSLYLGLIALVPTMALVGFGASQNFPFGGTSILIIVGVGLETVKQIESQLQQRNYEGFLR; translated from the coding sequence GTGCTCACCGCGTTCGCCCGGGCGTTCAGGACGCCCGACCTGCGCAAGAAGCTGCTCTTCACGCTCGCGATCATCGTGGTCTACCGGGTCGGTACCCACATCCCGATCCCGGGCGTCGACTACACCAACGTCCAGAAGTGCGTGGACGAGGCGTCCGGCAACCAGGGCCTCTTCGGTCTGGTCAACATGTTCAGCGGCGGCGCGCTGCTGCAGATCACGATCTTCGCGCTGGGCATCATGCCGTACATCACGGCGAGCATCATTCTGCAGCTGCTGACCGTGGTGATCCCGCGCCTGGAAGCCCTCAAGAAGGAGGGCCAGGCCGGCACGGCGAAGATCACGCAGTACACCCGCTACCTGACCGTGGCTCTCGCCATCCTGCAGGGCACCGGCCTGGTGGCCACCGCCCGCAGCGGCGCCCTGTTCTCCGGCTGCACGGTCGCGTCGAGCATCGTCCCCGACCGGGCGATCTTCACCACCATCACCATGGTCGTCTGCATGACCGCCGGTACGGCCGTCGTGATGTGGCTCGGCGAGCTCATCACCGACCGCGGCATCGGCAACGGCATGTCGATCCTGATGTTCATCTCGATCGCCGCGACCTTCCCGTCCGCGCTGTGGGCCATCAAGAAGCAGGGCGACCTGGCGGGCGGCTGGATCGAGTTCGGCACCGTCATCGCCGTCGGACTGGTCATGGTCGGCCTGGTCGTCTTCGTCGAGCAGGCCCAGCGCCGCATCCCGGTGCAGTACGCGAAGCGCATGATCGGACGCCGGTCCTACGGCGGTACGTCCACGTACATCCCGCTGAAGGTCAACCAGGCGGGTGTGATCCCGGTCATCTTCGCGTCGTCGCTGCTGTACATCCCGGCGCTGATCGCGCAGTTCTCGAACAGCACCTCCGGCTGGAAGACGTGGATCGAGGCCAACCTGGTCAAGGGTGACCACCCGATCTACATCACCATGTACTTCCTGCTGATCGTTTTCTTCGCCTTCTTCTATGTCGCGATCTCGTTCAACCCCGAGGAAGTCGCCGACAACATGAAGAAGTATGGTGGCTTCATCCCGGGCATCCGGGCTGGCCGACCGACCGCTGAGTACCTGTCGTACGTGCTCAACCGGATCACCTGGCCGGGTTCGCTGTACTTGGGTCTGATTGCTCTCGTCCCGACGATGGCGTTGGTTGGCTTCGGGGCAAGCCAGAACTTCCCGTTCGGTGGCACCAGCATCCTGATCATCGTGGGTGTGGGTCTCGAGACGGTGAAGCAGATCGAGAGCCAGCTCCAGCAGCGCAATTACGAAGGGTTCCTCCGCTGA
- the rplO gene encoding 50S ribosomal protein L15: MAESNPLKIHNLRPAPGAKTAKTRVGRGEASKGKTAGRGTKGTKARYQVPERFEGGQMPLHMRLPKLKGFKNPFKTEYQVVNLDKLAALYPEGGEVTVEGLVAKGAVRKNSLVKVLGQGEISVALQVTVDAVSGSAKEKITAAGGTVTELV; encoded by the coding sequence ATGGCGGAGAGCAACCCGCTGAAGATCCACAACCTCCGTCCCGCCCCGGGCGCCAAGACCGCCAAGACCCGTGTCGGTCGTGGTGAGGCGTCGAAGGGTAAGACGGCCGGTCGTGGTACCAAGGGCACGAAGGCCCGCTACCAGGTTCCGGAGCGCTTCGAGGGTGGGCAGATGCCCCTCCACATGCGTCTTCCGAAGCTGAAGGGCTTCAAGAACCCGTTCAAGACCGAGTACCAGGTCGTGAACCTCGACAAGCTGGCCGCGCTCTACCCCGAAGGTGGCGAGGTCACGGTCGAGGGCCTCGTGGCCAAGGGTGCCGTGCGCAAGAACAGCCTCGTCAAGGTCCTCGGCCAGGGCGAGATCTCCGTGGCGCTGCAGGTGACGGTCGACGCCGTCTCCGGCTCCGCCAAGGAGAAGATCACCGCCGCCGGCGGTACGGTCACCGAGCTCGTCTGA
- the rpmD gene encoding 50S ribosomal protein L30 produces the protein MAQLKITQTKSYIGSKQNHRDTLRSLGLKRLGDVVVKEDRPEFRGMVHTVRHLVTVEEVD, from the coding sequence GTGGCGCAGCTCAAGATCACGCAGACGAAGTCCTACATCGGCAGCAAGCAGAACCACCGCGACACCCTGCGTTCCCTGGGCCTCAAGCGCCTGGGTGACGTGGTCGTCAAGGAGGACCGCCCCGAGTTCCGCGGCATGGTGCACACCGTCCGCCACCTCGTGACGGTCGAGGAGGTCGACTGA
- the rpsE gene encoding 30S ribosomal protein S5 translates to MAGPQRRGGGAGGGERRDRKGRDGGAAAAEKTAYVERVVAINRVAKVVKGGRRFSFTALVVVGDGDGTVGVGYGKAKEVPAAIAKGVEEAKKHFFKVPRIQGTIPHPIQGEKAAGVVLLKPASPGTGVIAGGPVRAVLECAGIHDVLSKSLGSDNAINIVHATVEALKGLQRPEEIAARRGLPLEDVAPAALLRARAGAGA, encoded by the coding sequence ATGGCTGGACCCCAGCGCCGCGGTGGCGGTGCCGGTGGCGGCGAGCGGCGGGACCGGAAGGGCCGTGACGGCGGCGCAGCTGCCGCCGAGAAGACCGCGTACGTTGAGCGCGTTGTCGCGATCAACCGCGTCGCCAAGGTTGTGAAGGGTGGTCGTCGCTTCAGCTTCACCGCGCTGGTCGTGGTGGGCGACGGTGACGGCACCGTGGGTGTCGGATACGGCAAGGCCAAGGAGGTGCCGGCCGCCATCGCCAAGGGCGTTGAGGAGGCCAAGAAGCACTTCTTCAAGGTCCCCCGGATCCAGGGCACCATCCCGCACCCCATCCAGGGTGAGAAGGCTGCCGGCGTCGTGCTGCTCAAGCCCGCGTCCCCCGGTACCGGTGTTATCGCCGGTGGTCCGGTGCGCGCCGTGCTCGAGTGCGCCGGTATCCACGACGTGCTGTCGAAGTCGCTCGGCTCCGACAACGCGATCAACATCGTGCACGCGACCGTGGAGGCCCTGAAGGGCCTGCAGCGTCCCGAGGAGATCGCGGCCCGCCGCGGTCTGCCGCTCGAGGACGTCGCCCCCGCGGCTCTGCTTCGTGCGCGTGCCGGGGCGGGTGCGTAA
- the rplR gene encoding 50S ribosomal protein L18 translates to MAYGQKILKGDAYKRAAIKRRHIRIRKRISGTAERPRLVVTRSNRHIVAQVIDDLKGHTLASASTLDTSIRGGEGDKSAQAKQVGALVAERAKAAGVEAVVFDRGGNQYAGRIAALADAAREAGLKF, encoded by the coding sequence ATGGCATACGGGCAGAAGATCCTGAAGGGCGACGCCTACAAGCGCGCCGCGATCAAGCGCCGTCACATCCGGATCCGCAAGCGGATCTCCGGTACGGCGGAGCGCCCCCGTCTGGTCGTGACCCGCTCCAACCGCCACATCGTGGCGCAGGTGATCGACGACCTCAAGGGCCACACCCTGGCGTCGGCGTCCACGCTGGACACGTCGATCCGCGGTGGCGAGGGCGACAAGTCCGCGCAGGCCAAGCAGGTCGGCGCCCTGGTCGCCGAGCGTGCCAAGGCCGCCGGTGTCGAGGCCGTCGTGTTCGACCGTGGTGGCAACCAGTACGCCGGGCGCATCGCCGCCCTGGCGGACGCCGCCCGCGAAGCCGGGCTCAAGTTCTGA
- the rplF gene encoding 50S ribosomal protein L6, with translation MSRIGKLPIAVPAGVDVTIDGRTVSVKGPKGELTHTVVAPIEIAKGEDGTLQVTRPNDERQSKALHGLSRTLVANMITGVTQGYVKKLEISGVGYRVTAKGSNLEFALGYSHPILVEAPEGITFKVETPTRFQVEGIDKQKVGEVAANIRKLRKPDPYKAKGVKYEGEVIRRKVGKAGK, from the coding sequence ATGTCGCGTATCGGCAAGCTCCCCATCGCGGTTCCCGCCGGCGTGGACGTCACCATCGACGGCCGTACGGTCTCGGTCAAGGGCCCCAAGGGCGAACTGACCCACACCGTCGTGGCGCCGATCGAGATCGCCAAGGGCGAGGACGGCACCCTGCAGGTGACCCGCCCCAACGACGAGCGTCAGAGCAAGGCCCTGCACGGCCTGTCGCGCACGCTGGTGGCGAACATGATCACCGGCGTGACCCAGGGTTACGTGAAGAAGCTCGAGATCAGTGGTGTCGGTTACCGCGTGACCGCCAAGGGCTCGAACCTCGAGTTCGCGCTCGGTTACAGCCACCCGATCCTGGTCGAGGCCCCCGAGGGCATCACCTTCAAGGTGGAGACCCCGACCCGATTCCAGGTCGAGGGCATCGACAAGCAGAAGGTCGGCGAGGTTGCGGCCAACATCCGCAAGCTGCGCAAGCCCGACCCGTACAAGGCCAAGGGCGTCAAGTACGAGGGCGAAGTCATCCGCCGCAAGGTCGGAAAGGCGGGTAAGTAA
- the rpsH gene encoding 30S ribosomal protein S8 — MTMTDPIADMLTRLRNANSAYHDTVTMPASKIKSHIAEILQQEGFITGWRVEDAEVGKNLTLELKFGPNRERSIAGIKRISKPGLRVYAKSTNLPKVLGGLGVAIISTSHGLLTDKQAGKKGVGGEVLAYVW, encoded by the coding sequence ATGACCATGACTGATCCGATCGCAGACATGCTGACGCGTCTGCGGAACGCGAACTCGGCGTACCACGACACCGTGACGATGCCGGCATCGAAGATCAAGTCTCACATCGCGGAGATCCTCCAGCAGGAGGGCTTCATCACGGGCTGGCGAGTCGAGGACGCCGAGGTCGGCAAGAACCTCACCCTCGAGCTGAAGTTCGGCCCGAACCGTGAGCGCTCCATCGCGGGCATCAAGCGGATCTCCAAGCCCGGTCTCCGGGTGTACGCGAAGTCCACCAACCTGCCGAAGGTGCTCGGCGGCCTCGGCGTGGCGATCATCTCCACGTCTCACGGGCTCCTCACCGACAAGCAGGCCGGCAAGAAGGGCGTAGGCGGAGAAGTTCTCGCCTACGTCTGGTAG
- a CDS encoding type Z 30S ribosomal protein S14 codes for MAKKALIAKAARKPKFGVRGYTRCQRCGRPHSVYRKFGLCRVCLREMAHRGELPGVTKSSW; via the coding sequence ATGGCGAAGAAGGCTCTGATCGCTAAGGCTGCTCGCAAGCCCAAGTTCGGTGTGCGTGGCTACACCCGCTGCCAGCGCTGCGGCCGTCCGCACTCCGTGTACCGCAAGTTCGGCCTCTGCCGCGTGTGCCTTCGTGAGATGGCTCACCGTGGCGAGCTGCCGGGCGTGACCAAGAGCTCCTGGTAA
- the rplE gene encoding 50S ribosomal protein L5 has protein sequence MATTTTPRLKTKYREEIAGKLRDEFKYENVMQIPGLVKIVVNMGVGDAARDSKLIEGAIRDLTTITGQKPAVTKARKSIAQFKLREGQPIGAHVTLRGDRMWEFLDRTLSLALPRIRDFRGLSPKQFDGRGNYTFGLTEQVMFHEIDQDKIDRTRGMDITVVTTATNDAEGRALLRHLGFPFKEA, from the coding sequence ATGGCTACCACCACCACTCCGCGTCTCAAGACGAAGTACCGCGAGGAGATCGCGGGCAAGCTGCGTGACGAGTTCAAGTACGAGAACGTCATGCAGATCCCCGGCCTCGTCAAGATCGTGGTCAACATGGGTGTGGGCGACGCCGCCCGCGACTCCAAGCTGATCGAGGGCGCCATCCGCGACCTCACCACGATCACCGGTCAGAAGCCGGCCGTCACCAAGGCCCGCAAGTCCATCGCGCAGTTCAAGCTGCGTGAGGGCCAGCCGATCGGTGCCCACGTCACGCTCCGTGGCGACCGCATGTGGGAGTTCCTGGACCGCACCCTGTCGCTCGCGCTGCCGCGCATCCGCGACTTCCGTGGTCTGTCCCCCAAGCAGTTCGACGGCCGTGGCAACTACACCTTCGGTCTCACGGAACAGGTCATGTTCCACGAGATCGACCAGGACAAGATCGACCGCACCCGGGGTATGGACATCACCGTGGTGACCACGGCGACCAACGACGCTGAGGGCCGTGCGCTCCTTCGTCACCTCGGCTTCCCCTTCAAGGAGGCGTGA
- the rplX gene encoding 50S ribosomal protein L24 has product MKIKKGDLVQVITGKDKGKQGKVIAAYPREERVLVEGVNRVKKHTKAGPTARGSQAGGIVTTEAPIHVSNVQLVVEKDGNKVVTRVGYRFDDEGNKIRVAKRTGEDI; this is encoded by the coding sequence ATGAAGATCAAGAAGGGCGACCTGGTCCAGGTCATCACCGGCAAGGACAAGGGCAAGCAGGGCAAGGTCATTGCCGCTTACCCGCGCGAGGAGCGTGTCCTGGTCGAGGGTGTCAACCGGGTCAAGAAGCACACGAAGGCCGGTCCGACCGCTCGCGGTTCCCAGGCCGGCGGCATCGTCACGACCGAGGCGCCGATCCACGTCTCCAACGTCCAGCTGGTCGTTGAGAAGGACGGCAACAAGGTCGTCACGCGTGTCGGTTACCGCTTCGACGACGAGGGCAACAAGATCCGCGTTGCCAAGCGGACGGGTGAGGACATCTGA